The Diorhabda sublineata isolate icDioSubl1.1 chromosome 6, icDioSubl1.1, whole genome shotgun sequence genome includes a window with the following:
- the LOC130445762 gene encoding ras-related protein Rab-10, whose amino-acid sequence MAKKTYDLLFKLLLIGDSGVGKTCILFRFSDDAFTTTFISTIGIDFKIKTVELRGKKIKLQIWDTAGQERFHTITTSYYRGAMGIMLVYDITNEKSFENIVKWLRNIDEHANEDVEKMILGNKCDMTDKRTVSKERGETIAREHGIRFMETSAKANINIERAFSELAEAILIKTAGKEPGDPVDRVTVDRRPTSTTKSCCN is encoded by the exons atggCAAAGAAGACCTATGATCTATTGttcaaacttttattaatcGGCGATTCCGGAGTAGGAAAAACATGcatattatttagattttcgGATGATGCATTCACGACAACGTTTATATCTACAATAg GTATagatttcaaaatcaaaaccgTAGAATTAcgaggtaaaaaaataaaactgcagaTATGGGATACCGCTGGCCAAGAAAGATTTCATACTATTACTACGTCCTATTATAGAGGAGCAATGGGCATTATGTTAGTTTACGATATTAccaatgaaaaaagttttgaaaatatcgtGAAATGGTTGAGAAATATTGATGAA CACGCTAATGAAGATgtggaaaaaatgatattaggTAATAAATGTGATATGACTGACAAAAGAACTGTTAGTAAAGAAAGGGGTGAAACG aTTGCCAGGGAACATGGGATTAGATTCATGGAAACATCAGCAAAGGCCAATATAAATATCGAAAGAGCTTTTAGCGAATTAGCAGAAGCCATATTGATAAAAACAGCCGGAAAGGAACCCGGTGATCCAGTAGATCGAGTAACGGTGGATAGAAGACCGACTAGTACGACGAAATCTTGTTGTAATTAG